The DNA region GATGCTAAAACTGGAGATTTAATCTTATTTGTTGCAGATAGAGATAAAATAGTTTTTGATTCATTAGGACATGTAAGAATAGATGCAGCTAAGAAGTTGGATTTATTAAAGAAAGATGAGTATAAATTACTTTACGTAACAGAATTTCCTCAATTTGAATATGATGAAGACAATAATAGGTATGTTGCTATGCATCATCCATTTACAAGTCCTCTTGATGAAGATATGGGGCTACTAGAAAGCAATCCTTCTAAAGTTAGAGCAAAGGCGTATGATATGGTTCTTAACGGAGTAGAGCTTGGTGGTGGAAGTATTAGAATTCATAATTCTAAAATCCAAGAAAAAATGTTTACAGCTCTTGGTTTTAGCACAGAAGAAGCTTGGGATAAATTCGGATTTTTATTAGAAGCGTTTAAATATGGGACGCCTCCTCATGGTGGAATTGCATTTGGACTTGATAGATTAATCATGTTACTGGCTGGAGAAGAAAGCATTAGGGAAGTAATTGCATTTCCTAAAACTCAAAATGCTTCATGTCCACTTACTAATGCTCCATCAGAGGCTGATAACACTGCGCTTTTAGAACTGGGAATTGGTTTACTTGATAATTAATATGTTTGGAGGCAGTAAATGCGAGAAGTAGGTTTAGTGGTTAATGTAGAAGCTAACAACGCATATGTGCAAATTGATAGAAAAACAGCTTGCGAAAGCTGTAAAGCGTGTGGCTTGGGTACTAGTGATGAAAAATCAATTATAGTCCAAGCAATAAATAATATAAAAGCTCAAAAAGGAGATATAGTTGAACTTGATTTAGAATCTCCAGATGTTCTTCTAGCGGCATTTATTATTTATGGAATACCACTACTTGCACTTATTTTAGGGATATTTGCTTCATATGGAGTAATGAAAGCTATTAACTATAATTCTGAGATATTAATGCTATTAACTGGAGTAGTATTTATGATAATTTCTTTTATAATAATTAGACTAAATGAGCCAAAACTAAAAGAATCTAAAAAATTTAGTTCAACTGTAGTAGAAATTAAAGGTAAATCGTTAATATAATTAATGTTTATAGGGCTATGAAATAAAGCAGGATTACTTTTGTGATGAAGTTTCACAAATATAATCCTGCTTTTTTAACTATTATAATATGCTCTGATATAATCATAAAAATATTTAGGTTTAAATTAACTAAATTCTTGGCAAGGTCATTGGCTTTTTTGAATTTTTTCTTTTCAAGATTTTTGCTATTGAAGAAACTAGAATTACTCCTATTGCTATAGCTCCTGAATTGAAAATAGTATTTAGACCTAGAGACAATCCTTGCTCTAAATTATTTTGAAGCAAATTGAGCATTGTACTATATATACCGTAGCCTGGAACCAATGGTATTATTCCAGGTATGACAAATGCAGTAACAGGGTTTTTATTTATTCTAGCAAATAGCTCTCCTAACGCAGCAACTGAAATTGCAGCAATTAAGTTTGCGGGGGCTGGTGAAATTAATGGTTGAAGAGCCGTATAAACAGTCCAACCAGTACCGCCACAAAGACCACCATAAATAAGGGATTTCTTTGGAGTATTAAAAACAACAGCAAAACCAACTGTAGCAAAAAAAGAATATATAAAATGTAGTATTAGTGACATTAGATTACACCTCCAAGCATTATCAGCAGTTTAAGAGCGCTACCTATTCCTACCGCAATAGCAATGGCTGTAAGCAATGCCTCAGATACTCTAGATACGCCAGAAATAAGATCACCAGATATGAAATCACGTATACCATTGGTTAAGGCAACGCCTGGAAGAAGAGGCATTATTGAGCCAACTATAACCATGTCAAGACTGTGACCAAACCCTATCTTTCTAACTACTATTGCAAGAATTCCTATAATGAAGCTAGCAGCTGCATTTGCTAAAAATGATGTTTCTGAAAGTCGCTCTAATTTTTCAAAGCTAATCATGGCAATCATAGATATGAAAAATGCTACTATAAAATCGCTGATTTTACCGCCAAAAATAAGCGCGAACATTCCAGAAGCTAGACCTGCCCAAATCATTTTAGTAAGAGTTTTATAAGAAGGAGCTTTGTCTATTTTTTTTAATTCCTTAATACCTTCCCATATATCTAAATCATCTAATATAAATTCTCTTGAAAAGTCATTTATCATAGCCACTTTATTTAAATCAGTATTTCTAAATTTAATTCTTTTAATAAAGCTGTATCCATCAAATCTGTCATCAGATACGATAATTACTGTAGGCGTAACAAAAGCACTTATATGCTTAAGTTTTTTTGATTTACAGATTCTTGTGATCGTATCTTCCACTCTATAGGTTTCAGCTCCATTTTTAAGCATGATTTCGCCAGCATATAATGCTAATCTTAAAATTTGTTTTTTCTGCATGTCATTTAGTTGAGTCATAACTCCACCACCTTTTTTATTGTCCGTATAAAAATTATACAACGAAAACTACCATAAAAAATAAATATTTTTATATATTTCCATTTTTTTATGGTATTATATTGTTGAACAAGTCAAAAAATTTAAAATATTCCATGAGGTGATAACATGAATTTTGAAAATTTAAAGAAGTTTGATCCAGAAGTCTATGAAACTTTAAAAACGGAATTAGAAAGACAAAGAACAAATATTGAATTGATTGCTTCAGAAAATATCGTGAGTGAAGCAGTTATGGAAGCTATGGGAAGCTATTTTACTAATAAATACGCAGAAGGGTATCCTGGCAAAAGATACTATGGCGGTTGCGAGCACGTAGATGTAATGGAAAATTATGCAATAGATAGATTAAAAGAAATATTTGGAGCAGAGCATGCTAATGTCCAGCCTCACTCTGGTTCACAAGCAAATATGGGAGTGTACTTTGCATTCTTAAAGCCAGGAGATAAGGTTATGGGTATGAACCTATCTCAGGGAGGTCATTTAACTCATGGATCTCCAGTTAATATATCTGGCCAGTATTTTGACTTTACTGAGTACGGGGTAGCCAAAGAAGATGGCATGATTGACTTTGATGAAGTGAGAAGACTAGCTCATGAAATTAAACCTAAAATGATTGTTGCTGGGGCGAGTGCGTATCCAAGAGAAATTGATTTTAAAAAATTCAAAGAAATTGCAGATGAAGTTGGAGCATATCTTATGGTAGATATGGCTCATATTGCTGGCCTTGTTGCTGCTGGTCTTCATAATAATCCTTGCGAGGTTGCAGATTTCGTGACTAGTACTACACATAAAACTTTGAGAGGTCCACGTGGGGGAGTAATTTTATGTAAGAAAGAATATGCTACTAAGATTGATAAAGCAATTTTCCCTGGAATTCAAGGTGGTCCTCTAGAGCATGTAATTGCAGCTAAAGCAGTTTGCTTTAAAGAGGCACTTAGCCCAGACTTTAAGGAATATCAAAAGAAAGTAGTTGCAAATGCAAAAGCTCTTTCAGATGCATTAATTAAAAGAGGTTTTGATATAGTTAGTGGTGGAACTGATAATCATATAGTACTTCTTGATTTAAGAAGTAAAAATGTTACTGGTAAAGATGCTGAAAAATTATTAGATGAAGCACATATAACTGTAAATAAAAATTCTATTCCGTTCGACCCAGCTAATTTCTTAATAACTAGTGGTGTAAGACTTGGAACACCAGCTGTTACTACAAGAGGTATGAATGAAGAGGATATGGAAACTATTGCAGAAATAATTGAAGTAGTATTAGGTCAAAAGGATATCGAAAAAGCAAAACAAATGTCTAGAGCTCTGACTGATAAGTATCCTTTATACAAAGATGCAGTATTATAAAAAATTTATGTTAAAATAAGGTTAGAATTATTCTAACCTTATTTTTTTTGGAGGATATTAATTATGAAGAGCAAATTCCAACAGATAGTGATGCAAAAAATTTTGCATCACATACAAGAAGGGGTACATGTAATAGATAAAGAGGGAAATACAGTAGTTTATAATGAAGCAATGGCTAGGCTTGAAGATATGAAAGAAGTAGATGTAATTAAAAAACCTTTGCTTGAAGTGTTTAAAGGAATGAAAATTAATGAAAGTACATTGCTTACTGCTCTGAACAATAAAGTTGACATTATAAATAAAAAGCAAACTTATTTAAATAAGGATGGTAAAGAAATTACTACAATTAATACAACTATGCCACTTCTTAATAATAAAGAGGTTGTAGGAGCGATTGAAATTGCTAAAAATATAACTGAAATTCAGGAAATGTCAGAAACTATACTTGAGCTTCAAAAAGAAATTAATACTCCAAACAGACGAATAAAGAAAATAAAAAAATATACATTTGAAAATATTTATGGCAAAGATTTAGAGTTTTCAGCCTCGTTATCAATTGCTAGAAAGGCTGCAAAAACTACTGCATCTGTGTTTATTTATGGAGAAACAGGAACTGGAAAAGAGCTAATTGCTCAAAGTATTCATTATGAGGGACCAAGAAAGGCTATGCCATTTTTGGCACAAAACTGCGCAGCTCTTCCTGAGTCTCTACTAGAAGGAATTCTTTTTGGAACCTCTAAGGGCGGATTTACTGGCGCAATAGATAGGCCAGGATTATTTGAACAAGCAAATGGAGGGACTTTGCTATTAGATGAAATCAACTCCATGCCATATGAGCTTCAAGCTAAATTACTTAGAGTGCTACAAGAAGGATACATAAGACGTGTAGGTGGAATGAAAGATATTCCTATCGATGTGAGAATAATTGCTACCACAAACGAACAGCCATCATTACTTGTAGATAAAGGAATACTCAGAAAAGATTTATATTATAGATTGAATATTATCCCAATTAATGTACCACCACTAAGAGCTAGAAAAGTGGATATTGTTCCACTTAGTGAGAGATTTATAAAAAAATACAATGAAATATATGAGAAAGAAGTATGGCTTATATCTGATAAGGCAAAGGAAAAATTAATCAACTATTCATGGCCTGGCAATGTAAGGGAATTAGAAAATACCATAATGGCAGCACTATCTATGATAGATGATGAACATGTTATAAACGAAAACAATATTTTGCTACCTGAAACTGACAATAGCTTTGTAGGAGCTACTGCAAAACAAATTGATATATCTAAGAAAAATTTAAATCAAATTCTAGAGGAAATAGAAATGAGCTTAATAATGGATTCATTAAAGAGAAATTCTTTAAATATAAGCAAAGCTGCTAATGAACTAGGGATAAAACGGCAAACCTTACAGCATAAAATTAAAAAATATAAAATTTAGCAAAATAATTTGCACTAAAGTGCAAATTATTTTGCTTTTTTTATTCAAATACAATAATTTTATTCAAAATTTTCGGATTTTTTAAATAATAAATAAATGTCTTATTATAAGAATAGTCTTGAAAATGGCTTAATAACCACCTAAGACGTTATTAATTTTAAATAAAATTAGCAAAATTATAAATAATAAAATATTGGCATTGATATTGCTATTAACAAAAGATGTGTGTTAAATATGATTATTTACTTATATAACGAGGAGGAAATTAATAATGGAAAAAGTTAAAGTAATAATAATGGGTCTAGGAGCTATGGGCGGAGGAATGGCCGATATGCTATTAAAGAAACAAGGAGTAGAAATCGTTGGGGTTGTAGGTAGAGGTAAAATGCTAGGAACTAGCATGTATGATCATATTTCAACTCCAAGAGGAGATAGAGAAGATGTAATTGTTGGAGCTATGGAAGATGTTATAACAGAAAAAGCTGCGGATGTAGTTTTACTTTGCACAGATTCATTTACAAGAAAAGCATTTGATAAAATAAAATTTATAGTAGAAAAGAAAATTAATGTTATTTCATCTGCAGAAGAAATGGCATATCCTATGGCACAAGAGCCAGAGCTAGCAAAAGAAATAGACAGATTAGCAAAAGAAAATGGAGTATCTGTTCTTGGAACAGGAATTAATCCTGGTCTTATTATGGATTTACTAGTGATACTTATGACTGGATGCTGTGAAGAAGTTCATTCAATTTTATCAAGAAGAGTAAACAGCCTTTCTCCATTTGGACCTGCTGTAATGGAAGAGCAAGGAATAGGCATTACAGTTGAAGAGTTTAACAAAGGAGTACAAGAAGGAACTCTAGCAGGGCACGTTGGTTTCCATGAGTCTATTGGAATGATTGCAGATGCAATTGGATGGAAGCTCAGCGCGCCAATTACTCAAAGTATGGAGCCAATTGTAACTGATGTAGATAGAAAATCACCATATGGATTTGCTAAAGCTGGCAATGTTGCTGGATGCGCAATGAAAGGATTTGGATACGTTGATGGTGAGCTTAAGATTGAAATGGATCATCCACAACAAATCGAGCCAGAGCAAGTTGGAGTTCAAACAGGCGACTATGTAATTATAAACGGTGTGCCAAATATAAACATGGTTAACTCACCAGAGGTTCCAGGAGGAATTGGAACTATAGCAATGTGCGTTAATATGATTCCTCAAATTATAAATGCAAGACCAGGTCTTCACACTATGATAGATTTACCAGTACCAAGAGCTATCATGGGAGACTTTAGAGATTTAATATCTGAAGAAGCTAAAATCGTAAAATAAAAATATATAAAAAAATAGGAAGTGACTAAAATGGCAAAAAAAGGTGATTGGGTACTAATCCATAAGATAGTTCTTTCTCCTGAAGAAAGAGCGCCACAAGTTCCTGATGATACTAAAAAAGTACCTCTTGAGATGTGGATTAAAGGCTATCTTAATGAGGATGCTCAAATCGGAGATCAAGTATCAATTACTACAAGAACTAAAAGAGTAGAAGAAGGAAAGCTTTTAGAAGTGAATCCATATTATACTCATGATTTCGGAAAATTCGTTCCTGAGCTTTTAAAAATTTCTGAGCAGGTTAGAGAAATTACTTTTGGAGGTGAAGGAAATGAGTAAGGACATGTCATACAGTGGCGTTATGTCAAGAAGAAATGAGATAATGAAAAATGCTATTGGCATAGATTACACTACTTTTGAAAGTGGCTCTTTATCTTTCGACTATGAAAAAATGATGAGAGAAACTGGATACACCTTAGAAGAAATGCAAAAGATCCAGTACTCTACAGGAGTAGGAAGAACTCCAGTTTTAGAGCTTAGAAATATAACAGCTTTGGCAAGAAAATATGCAGCGCCAGGAAAAGGAGCTAGAATATTTATAAAAGATGAAGCTGGAAATCCGTCTGGAAGTTTTAAAGCTAGAAGAGCTGCTAATGCTGTATATCATGCAAAAAAATTAGGATATAAAGGTGTTATAGCTGCCACAAGCGGAAACTATGGTGCGGCAGTTGCTTCACAAGCAGCAATGGCAGGATTAAAGTGTATTATAGTACAAGAATGCTATGACTCAAAAGGAGTAGGCCAGCCTGAGATAATCGAAAAAGCAAGAAAATGTGAAGCACTTGGGGCAGAGGTAGTTCAGCTATCAGTTGGTCCAGAGCTTTTTTATAAATTCTTATCGCTTTTAGAAGAAACAGGATATTTCAACGCTTCATTATATACTCCATTTGGAATAGCTGGAGTAGAGACTTTAGGATATGAGCTTGCAGTTGAATTTAGAGAGGCTTATGGCAAGGATCCAGATGTAGTTGTTTGTTCAAATGCAGGTGGAGGAAATCTTACAGGTACAGCTAGAGGTCTTATTAAAGCTGGAGCACAGTCAGAAGTCGTGGCTGCAAGTGTAAATCTCCAAGGGCTTCATATGGCATCAGATACTCAATTTAATAAGAAATCCTTTACTACTAGCCATACTGGATTTGGTATGCCTTTTGCAACATGGCCTGATAGATCAGATGTTCCAAGATCAGCGGCGAGGCCACTTCGCTACATGGATAGATATGTAACGGTTAATCAAGGTGAAGTTTTTTATATCACAGAGACACTTGCTAGTTTAGAAGGACTTGAAAAAGGACCTGCAGGGAATACTGCATTAGCAGCAGCTTTTTCTTTAGCACAAGAAATGGATAAGGACCAGATAATTGTAGTACAAGAAACTGAATACACTGGTGCTGGTAAGCATATTCAGCCTCAACTAGCTTTTGCTAGAGATAATGGAATAGATATTAAATTCGGTAACCCAAAAGAAGAAATTGCTGGAATAAACATTATACTTCCAGAAAATCCTGGCATGATAAAAGCAGTTGACCATGATATGAATAAACTTAGAAAATCACTGATAAAAAATGCATTAGCTAATTATCCTGATGCAAAATTAGATGATTCTGACATTGATTTCCTAGTTAAGGAAACTAAATCAGATACAGAATTTGTTAAAGCTACTATTAAAGAAATAAAGGGTTAATAAAATAGTTTTTATTTTAGGGAGGATTAGAATGAAAAGAGCAGACGATTTTCAACAAAGAAGAGCTCATTTAGCTAACTTAAGCGACGAAGAGCTTCAAGCAAGATTTTGGGAAATGGCAGAAAAAATAGTTGATCCATTATTGGATTTAGGGAAAAAGAATACAACTCCTTCAATTGAAAGATCTGTACTTCTTCGTATGGGATTCTCATCTTTAGAAGCTAAAGCAATAGTAGATAAAACTATGGATAGAGGGCTTATGGGAAAAGGTGCTGGTCATATAGTTTACAAAATAGCGAAAGAAAAAAATATCTCTGTTAGAGAAGCTGGACTTGCATTAAGTGAAGGCAAGTACTGGGATGATGCTATTCAAATTTTCAAAGGAGGAGTAAAATAATGGAAAAAGATCTACAGTTAAGAGTTAATGAAAAACTTGACGTTGAAAATATATTAAAAGACCTTGATAAATATACTCCAAAAAGAAGAGGTTGGACATGGAGACAACCAGCTGAAAATCTTCAAATGGGACCTTTTATTTATAAAGATGCTTCTACTCCTTTAGAAAATAGTGTTGCACTACCATCAGCAAAATATTTTGGTGATATCGATCCACAACCACTTCCAGTAATCACAACAGAGATTGCTTCAGGAAGATTTGAAGACGATATTAGACGTATGAGAATGGCTGCTTGGCATGGAGCTGACCATATAATGGTTATCCGTACAGCTGGACAATCTCACTACGATGGTTTAATTGAAGGAACTCCTCAAGGGATTGGTGGAGTACCTATAACTAGAAAGCAAGTTAGAGCTCAGCGTAAAGCACTTGATTTAATTGAAGAAGAAGTAGGAAGACCAATTAACTATCATTCATATGTTTCTGGAGTTGCAGGTCCTGATATAGCAGTTATGTTTGCTGAAGAGGGAGTTAATGGAGCTCACCAAGATCCACAATACAACGTACTATACAGAAATATTAATATGATTCGTTCTTTTATAGATGCTTGCGAATCAAAAACTATCATGGCTTGGGCTGATATGGCTCAGATAGATGGAGCGCATAATGCAAACGCTACAGCTAGAGAAGCTTGGAAAGTAATGCCTGAACTTATGGTTCAGCATGCTTTAAACTCAATATTCTCGCTTAAAGTTGGAATGAAAAAATCAAATATCTGCTTATCTACAGTTCCTCCTACTGCTCCACCAGCACCGTCTATGTATTTAGATTTACCATATGCAGTGGCTTTAAGAGAGATGTTTGAAGGATATAGAATGAGAGCACAGATGAATACAAAGTATATGGAAGCATCTACTAGAGAAGCTACTGTAACTCATGTTCTAAATCTTCTTATATCTAAACTTACAAGAGCAGATATTCAATCTACAATTACTCCTGACGAGGGAAGAAACGTTCCTTGGCATATATACAATATAGAAGCTTGCGATACAGCAAAACAAGCTCTAATTGGTATGGATGGATTAATGGATATGGTTCAGCTTAAAAGAGAAGGCGTTCTTGGCGACACAGTAAGAGAGCTTAAAGAAAGAGCTGTTCTATTTATGGAAGAAATAATTGAAGCTGGCGGATACTTCAATGCTGTTGAGCAAGGATTCTTCGTTGATTCAGGGTACTATCCAGAAAGAAATGGCGATGGAATCGCAAGACAAATAGATGGAGGAATTGGTGCAGGAACTGTATTTGAGAGAGATGAAGACTATATGGCTCCAGTTACAGCTCACTTCGGATACAACAATGTTAAGCAATACGACGAGGCATTAGTATCTGAACCTTCAAAGTTAATCGATGGTTGTACTTTAGAAGTACCAGAAAAAATCGTATATATTGATGAGCTAGATGAAAATGATAACGTTAACGTTAGAATGGAAGAAACTAAAGAATTCAGACATTCATCAATGATTAAACCTGAGGTAGAATGGCAAGCAGATGGTACAGTTCTTTTAACTATGTTCCTTCCAACTAGTAAAAGAATTGCTGAATTTGCTGCTATAGAATTTGCTAAAAAGATGAACTTGGAAGAAGTTGAAGTTATTAATAGAGAAGTAATGCAAGAAGCTGAAGGAACTAGAATAGAGCTAAAAGGAAGAGTTCCATTTAGCATAGATATCAACAGCCTTGTTATTCCTCCAGAGCCAGAAATACTTTCTGAAGATGAAATAAGAGAAGATATCGAAAAAACTCCACTTAAAATAGTTGCGGCAACTGTTGGAGAAGATGAGCATTCAGTTGGTCTAAGAGAAGTAATAGATATTAAACATGGCGGTATTGAAAAATACGGTGTTGAAGTTCATTATCTAGGAACATCTGTACCTGTTGAGAAGCTAGTAGATGCTGCTATAGAATTAAAAGCAGATGCTATATTAGCTTCAACTATTATCAGTCATGATGATATCCATTATAAAAATATGAAGCGCATTCATGAGCTAGCTGTAGAAAAAGGTATCCGTGATAAGATTATGATCGGATGCGGAGGAACTCAGGTTACTCCAGAGGTTGCAGTTAAGCAAGGCGTGGATGCTGGATTTGGTAGAGGTTCAAAAGGTATTCATGTTGCAACTTTCCTTGTTAAGAAAAGAAGAGAGATGAGAGAAGGGAAATAATGAAAATCGATGTTTTAGTTGCTGAAATAGGTTCAACAACGACAGTCGTAAATGCCTTCAATAATATAAATAGTCCTGACCCAGTTTTTCTGGGTCAAGGACAAGCACCTACTTCAGTTTTAGAAGGTGATGTTAGAATTGGATTAAATAGTGCTATTGATGATTTGGCTGAGAATTTAAATGCTCAGTCAATTGAATATACAGAAATGATTGCTACCTCTAGTGCGGCTGGAGGACTTAAAATGACAGTTCATGGACTTGTATATGACATGACTGCAAGGGCAGCTAAAGAAGCTGCGCTTGGAGCAGGGGCAATTATTCATCAAGTTACTGCTGGTAAGCTAAGACGTACAGATTTGAAAAAAATCGAAGAAATTCATCCAAATATAATTTTGCTAGCAGGTGGAGTGGATTATGGAGAGAGAGATACAGCTATTTATAATGCAGAATTATTAGCAGGTCTTAATTTGCCTATTCCACTTATTTATGCAGGAAATGTTGAAAATCAAGAAGAAATCAAATTAATATTTGAAGGTACAAATTACAAACTTTATATTGTGGATAATGTATATCCTAAAATAGACGAGCTTAATGTTGAACCTACAAGAAAAGTTATTCAAGATGCATTTGAAGAGCATATCATTCATGCACCAGGTATGGAACACGTTAGAGACCTAGTTAATGGTCCAATTATTCCAACACCTGGAGCAGTAATGGAAAGCTCAAAATTATTGTATGAAAAAATTGGCGATGTAATGGTTCTAGATGTAGGAGGAGCTACTACAGATTTGCATTCTGTAACTAAGGGTTCGGAAGAGGTAGAAAGAATTCTTGTGAGTCCAGAACCTCTTGCAAAGAGAACAGTTGAAGGCGATTTGGGAGTATTTGTAAATATGCCTAATATTGTTAAACAAATTGGCAAAGAAATACTTGAAAAAGAGCTGGGTTTAAATATTGACAATATAATGCAAACCTATAAGGCTATACCTAAGAACCCTGATGAAGTGAAATTTGTCGAAAGACTGACAAAAGAAGCTGTTTTAAGAGCTGTGGAAAGACATGCTGGCAAAATCAGAAATGTTTATGGACCTTCGGGTAGATCATCTCTGGCAGAAGGTAAAGATTTATCGGAAGTTAGGTATATTGTAGGAACAGGTGGAGCATTAACTAGACTTCCTAATAGAGTATCAATAATTGAGTCAATCGCTAAAAATAATCACACTGGTCTTTTACTATTTCCTACTGCTGAAGCAGAAATATTAATTGACAATCATTATATAATGGCATCTTTAGGAGTTCTTTCTAAGGTGCACAAGGATGCTGCATTTAAGCTTATGTGTGATAGCTTAGAAATTGACGAAAAATACTTTTTAAAAGGAGAAGAAGATGTATCCTAAAATTACAATAGATATTAATAAACTAAGAGATAATGCTACCTTCATTAAAAATCTTTGCGAAAAAGGGGGATGCAAAACAGCTTTAGTAGTAAAGTCTATGTGT from Acetoanaerobium noterae includes:
- a CDS encoding SoxR reducing system RseC family protein, which encodes MREVGLVVNVEANNAYVQIDRKTACESCKACGLGTSDEKSIIVQAINNIKAQKGDIVELDLESPDVLLAAFIIYGIPLLALILGIFASYGVMKAINYNSEILMLLTGVVFMIISFIIIRLNEPKLKESKKFSSTVVEIKGKSLI
- a CDS encoding threonine/serine exporter family protein, whose amino-acid sequence is MSLILHFIYSFFATVGFAVVFNTPKKSLIYGGLCGGTGWTVYTALQPLISPAPANLIAAISVAALGELFARINKNPVTAFVIPGIIPLVPGYGIYSTMLNLLQNNLEQGLSLGLNTIFNSGAIAIGVILVSSIAKILKRKNSKKPMTLPRI
- a CDS encoding threonine/serine exporter family protein, translating into MTQLNDMQKKQILRLALYAGEIMLKNGAETYRVEDTITRICKSKKLKHISAFVTPTVIIVSDDRFDGYSFIKRIKFRNTDLNKVAMINDFSREFILDDLDIWEGIKELKKIDKAPSYKTLTKMIWAGLASGMFALIFGGKISDFIVAFFISMIAMISFEKLERLSETSFLANAAASFIIGILAIVVRKIGFGHSLDMVIVGSIMPLLPGVALTNGIRDFISGDLISGVSRVSEALLTAIAIAVGIGSALKLLIMLGGVI
- a CDS encoding serine hydroxymethyltransferase yields the protein MNFENLKKFDPEVYETLKTELERQRTNIELIASENIVSEAVMEAMGSYFTNKYAEGYPGKRYYGGCEHVDVMENYAIDRLKEIFGAEHANVQPHSGSQANMGVYFAFLKPGDKVMGMNLSQGGHLTHGSPVNISGQYFDFTEYGVAKEDGMIDFDEVRRLAHEIKPKMIVAGASAYPREIDFKKFKEIADEVGAYLMVDMAHIAGLVAAGLHNNPCEVADFVTSTTHKTLRGPRGGVILCKKEYATKIDKAIFPGIQGGPLEHVIAAKAVCFKEALSPDFKEYQKKVVANAKALSDALIKRGFDIVSGGTDNHIVLLDLRSKNVTGKDAEKLLDEAHITVNKNSIPFDPANFLITSGVRLGTPAVTTRGMNEEDMETIAEIIEVVLGQKDIEKAKQMSRALTDKYPLYKDAVL
- a CDS encoding sigma-54 interaction domain-containing protein; translation: MKSKFQQIVMQKILHHIQEGVHVIDKEGNTVVYNEAMARLEDMKEVDVIKKPLLEVFKGMKINESTLLTALNNKVDIINKKQTYLNKDGKEITTINTTMPLLNNKEVVGAIEIAKNITEIQEMSETILELQKEINTPNRRIKKIKKYTFENIYGKDLEFSASLSIARKAAKTTASVFIYGETGTGKELIAQSIHYEGPRKAMPFLAQNCAALPESLLEGILFGTSKGGFTGAIDRPGLFEQANGGTLLLDEINSMPYELQAKLLRVLQEGYIRRVGGMKDIPIDVRIIATTNEQPSLLVDKGILRKDLYYRLNIIPINVPPLRARKVDIVPLSERFIKKYNEIYEKEVWLISDKAKEKLINYSWPGNVRELENTIMAALSMIDDEHVINENNILLPETDNSFVGATAKQIDISKKNLNQILEEIEMSLIMDSLKRNSLNISKAANELGIKRQTLQHKIKKYKI
- the ord gene encoding 2,4-diaminopentanoate dehydrogenase; the encoded protein is MEKVKVIIMGLGAMGGGMADMLLKKQGVEIVGVVGRGKMLGTSMYDHISTPRGDREDVIVGAMEDVITEKAADVVLLCTDSFTRKAFDKIKFIVEKKINVISSAEEMAYPMAQEPELAKEIDRLAKENGVSVLGTGINPGLIMDLLVILMTGCCEEVHSILSRRVNSLSPFGPAVMEEQGIGITVEEFNKGVQEGTLAGHVGFHESIGMIADAIGWKLSAPITQSMEPIVTDVDRKSPYGFAKAGNVAGCAMKGFGYVDGELKIEMDHPQQIEPEQVGVQTGDYVIINGVPNINMVNSPEVPGGIGTIAMCVNMIPQIINARPGLHTMIDLPVPRAIMGDFRDLISEEAKIVK
- the ortA gene encoding 2-amino-4-oxopentanoate thiolase subunit alpha; the encoded protein is MAKKGDWVLIHKIVLSPEERAPQVPDDTKKVPLEMWIKGYLNEDAQIGDQVSITTRTKRVEEGKLLEVNPYYTHDFGKFVPELLKISEQVREITFGGEGNE
- the ortB gene encoding 2-amino-4-oxopentanoate thiolase subunit OrtB; translation: MSKDMSYSGVMSRRNEIMKNAIGIDYTTFESGSLSFDYEKMMRETGYTLEEMQKIQYSTGVGRTPVLELRNITALARKYAAPGKGARIFIKDEAGNPSGSFKARRAANAVYHAKKLGYKGVIAATSGNYGAAVASQAAMAGLKCIIVQECYDSKGVGQPEIIEKARKCEALGAEVVQLSVGPELFYKFLSLLEETGYFNASLYTPFGIAGVETLGYELAVEFREAYGKDPDVVVCSNAGGGNLTGTARGLIKAGAQSEVVAASVNLQGLHMASDTQFNKKSFTTSHTGFGMPFATWPDRSDVPRSAARPLRYMDRYVTVNQGEVFYITETLASLEGLEKGPAGNTALAAAFSLAQEMDKDQIIVVQETEYTGAGKHIQPQLAFARDNGIDIKFGNPKEEIAGINIILPENPGMIKAVDHDMNKLRKSLIKNALANYPDAKLDDSDIDFLVKETKSDTEFVKATIKEIKG
- a CDS encoding ornithine aminomutase subunit alpha; translated protein: MKRADDFQQRRAHLANLSDEELQARFWEMAEKIVDPLLDLGKKNTTPSIERSVLLRMGFSSLEAKAIVDKTMDRGLMGKGAGHIVYKIAKEKNISVREAGLALSEGKYWDDAIQIFKGGVK